The Pseudomonas rhizosphaerae genomic sequence GAATGCCGGCGCTGTCGCGCCCGGCGAGGGTCACGGTGCCCCGCGACGGCGTCTGCAGCCGGGCGATGAGCATCAGCAAGGTGGTCTTGCCGGCGCCGTTGGGGCCGATCAGCGACGTGACCTTGCCGGACGGGAACTGCACGCTGACGTCGTTCAGTACCGGGGTGTTGCCATAGGATTTGTGCACGTTGCTCAGGGCGATCATGGGTTGCCTCGGGTGCGAATCATCAGCGCGAGGAAGTACACGCCACACACCAGGTTGATGAGAATGCTGACGGAGGTGGTGTAGTTGAACAGGTGCTCGACCAGGTACTGGGCGATGATGAACACGCCGATGGCCACGCCGCAGGCCGTTGGCAGCGTGACGCGGTGGCGCGCGGTGCGGGCCAGGGCATAGCTGATGTTGGCAACGATCACCCCCATGAACGCGGTGGGGCCAACCAGGCTGGTGGACACTGCCACCAGCACCGCGATCAGGGCCAGTTGCAGGCGCACGCTGGGCAGGTAGTCGACGCCCAGCGACACGGCCTGGTCCCGGCCCAGCGCCAGCACGTCGAGCACTGGCAGCGTACGGTGCACCACCAGGCAGGCCGCAGCGACCAGCACGGCGCAATAGATCACCTGGTCCAACCGTGCCTTGTTGAACGAGGCGTAGTTGAAACCCTGCAGGATCGAGAACTCGCCTGGACTGATTTTCAACTGGATGAACTGGGTGAAGGTCGCCATCACCATGCTCAACACCAGCCCCAGCAACAGCAACAGGTAAACGTTGTTGCGCCCGTTGCGGAACAGCCAGTGGTGGATCAGCCAGGAATAGCCGAGCATCAGCACGATCGACAGCAGCGCATTGCCGCCGCGGCCCAGCAGCACCAGGCTCTGTGTGCCCAGGCAGAGGATCAGCAGCGCCTGGAACAGCAGGTAGATGGCCTCGTATCCCATGATCGCCGGAGTCAGGATGCGGTTGCCGGCAATGGTCTGGAAGATCACCGAGGTGTAGGCGATGCAGACCCCGGCGATGACCATGGCCGCCAGGCGGATCAGGCGCCGCGGGATCACGTAGGCGAAATCCATTGCCGAACCCAGCAGCACGAAGCCTACCGCCAGGGCCAGTACCGCGAGCCAGAGGCCGTTACGGAGGGCGCGCGCGCTCATGTGTACTTCCTCAGCAGCACAATCAGGAACACCACGCCACCAATGCAGCCGGCGGTCATCCCGATCGGCACTTCGAAGGGGTAGATCAACAGGCGTCCGAGAATGTCGCAGGCGAGCAGCAGCGCCGCCCCGTACAAGGCCACGATGGGCAGGGTGCGTTGCAGGTTTTCGCCGTGGTAGAGCGCCACCAGGTTGGGCACCACCAGGCCCACGAAAGGGATCGCGCCAACGGTGATCACCGTGGCCGACACGCACACCGCCACCAGCATCAGGCCGAGTGCCGCATTGGCGGCGTAGTTCACCCCCAGGCTGCTGGCCATGCCTTCGCCCATGCTGAGGATGGTGAAGCGCTGGGCGAACAGGTAGGTAAGCAGCACGATGGGCAATATCAGGTAGATGATTTCGTAGTTGCCCTGAACGATCTTCGAGAAGTCGCCCAGCATCCAGCCCTGCATGCTTTGCAGCAGGTTGTGGCGATAGGCGTAGAACTCGGCCACCGCGCTGAGCACACTGCCGTACATCAAGCCCACCACCGGCACCAGCACCACGCTCTTGAACTGGATGCGGCGAATGATCGCCACGTAGAGCACGCTGGCCAGAAAACAGAAGCCCAGGGCAAACAGCATCCTTGCCGTGCTGCCCGCGGCCGGAGCCACCGTCAGCGAAACCAGGATGCCCAGCTTCGCCGCATCCAGGCCGCCGCTGGTGGCAGGCTCGACGAAGCGGTTGCGCACGATCTGCTGCAGGATGACCCCGCACATGGCCAGCCCGGCGCCGGTCAGCACCAGTGCCATCAGGCGCGGCAGGCGACTGGCAGTGACGGTCAGCCACGCGTCGCCGGAGAAGCTCCACAATTCGCTCCAGGACACCTCCTTGACTCCCAAGGTCAACGACAGGCAACACAGCAGCCCGAACGGCACCAGCCAGACTGCAGGTCTCAAGTAGCGTCCTCGTTCGTCGTGTCCGCAGCGAGGCGCCAACCCTTGGCGGCGCGTCGCTGCGCCAGAAAGCGTGCGTACGGCCCGGCCTGGCCGCTGAGCTGGGCATGACTGCCGCGCTCGCCGATGCGGCCGTTTTCCAGCACCACGATCTGATCGGCCATTTCCACGGTCGACAGCTGATGGGCGATCACCACCAGCGTGCGCTTGCCACGCAGCCTGGCCAGGGTCTGCGCGATGGCCGCCTGGTTCTCGGCATCGAGGGCCGCAGTGGCTTCGTCGATCAGCAGGATCGGTGCGTCCTTGAGCAGGGCGCGGGCGATGGCGATGCGCTGACGCTCGCCACCGGAAAGCCGTGCGCCGCCTTCGCCGACCTGGGTGTCGAGCCCCAGTGGCAGGCGCGCGACGATGTCCAGCACGCCGGCCTGTTCGGCGGCCAGCAGGATCTGTTCGCGACTGGCATCGGCCTTGCCGACCCCGATGTTGTCGGCGATGCTGCCTTGAAACAGGTAGGCGTCCTGGAAAATCTGGCTGATCTGCCCGGCCAGTTGGGCACTGGACAGCTGCCGCACGTCGGCTCCGCCGATCTGTACGCTGCCCTGGTCGACGTCAAAAAAGCGCGCGATCAAACGCACCAGCGTGGTCTTGCCAGACCCCGATGCACCGACCAGCGCAGTCATGCTGCCGGGCGCAATGTGCAGGCTGATGTCGTGCAGTATCCGCGGCTGATCTGGCCCATAGCCAAAGCTCACGTCATTGAATGCCACGCTGCTGTCTGCAGGCTGCACCGGCTTCTGCGGCGGCGGCAACGGTTGCACGGCAAACAGCTCGTCGACCACGGCCAGTTGCCCGCGCGCGCCGCGCAGTACCTCGCTGTAGCTGGCGACTTCCAGCAAGGGATCGACGAAGCGGCTGACCAGCACCAGCGCTGCCACCAGCGCCGTCATGGAAGCGGGCGTCACTGTACCGCCCAACGACCCATTCAACGCCCAGCCGGCCGCGACCAGCAGCGCGGCAAAGCTCGCCTGCACCGCCCAGGTGTTGACCACCACGGACATGGCCGAGACGTGGATCAGCCGCCGGGCCGACCGTTGCTGGCCGGCGATCGCCTGCTCCAGGAACCGTGCGCCGCCATCCTCGCCATTGAAGGCGCGCAGCACCGACTGGGCCTGGGCGAACTCGACCATGCGCCGGCTGGTGCGGGCAGTGCTGGCGTGCAAGCCGGCATCGCTGCGCCGTCCCAGGCGCGCCGTCAGCCCAAAGGCCGCCAGCAGCAGCGGCAGTGTCACCAAGGCAATCAGCGCCATCTGCAGGTTCAGGTAGAACAGCCCGGCGATCACTGCCAGCGGCGTGATCACGCTGGTGATCAACGGCGTGAGGACGTGGGCGGGCAGTTGCGCCAGGGCCATCATGCCCTGGGTCGAGACATGACTCAGTCGCGCCGTGTTGTCCGGGTCGAACCAGCCCACGGGCAGCCGGGCGACGTGCTCGCTCAAACGATGGCGGCCGGTTTGCAGCACGGCCATGCCGAAGCGCACGCCGGCTTTCTCGACGGTCCGGCGCAATGCCCAGCACACCGCCACACCCACCAGCATGGGCGCCAGCCCGCTCACGGCGGCAGCGATGTCATGACCCAGCAGGCCGTGGAGTACCGGCACCACCGCGACGATGGTCAGACCGTTGAGCAGGCCATACAACAGGGTCAGGCCCAGGTAGCGATGCAGCACTTGGGCGTCGTCGCCGAGCAGGCGCAGGAAGGTCTTCAGCATGGGGCGTGCTCCGTGCACTCGGTGTGCGAATAGCCGCCTGCCTGCCATAGGCGCGCATAGCGACCGCCTGCGGCGAGCAGTTGGGCATGTGTGCCTTGTTCCTGAATGCGGCCGTGGTCGATCAGGATGATCTGGTCGGCGTGCATCACCGTATCCAGGCGGTGGGCGATGACCAGCACGGTGCGTCCGTGGGCGAAGCGCGACAGGGCCTGTTGGATCTGCATTTCGTTTTCCGCATCGGCGGCGGCAGTGGCTTCGTCGAGCACCAGCACGGCCGGATCGAGCAATACCGCGCGGGCAATGCTGACCCGTTGCAGTTCGCCACCGGACAGCTGGGCGTCTTCACCCACTACTGACTCGTAGCCACGGGGCAGGGCGATGATCCGCTCGTGGACGTTGGCCAGGCGCGCCGCCTGCTCGATCTCCTCGAGGCTGGCTGACGCGCGCCCCAGGGCAATGTTTTCGCGCAGGCTGGCATGGATCAGGCGGATGTCCTGCAGCACGAAGCCGACATGTCGGTAAAGCTGCACGCTGTCGATCTGGCGCAGGTCGACGCCGCCCAGGGTGATGCTGCCGGCATCCGGGTCGAAGAAGCGCAGCAGCAGGCGCGCCAGGGTCGACTTGCCCGCGCCGGACGGGCCTACCACGGCCGTTACCGTGCCGGGCTCGAGGGTCAGGTCGATGTCGCTGAGCACTGGCGTTTCGCCGTCGTAGCTGTAGCTCACGTTCTGCACCCGCAGTTCGGCCCGTGGCAGCAGCGTGCTGGCTGCATGGGTCGGGCCGGGCAGTACCGGGGTGTTCAGCAGCTGCTGGATGCGCAGGGCCGCGGCCGTGGCGTTGTGCAGGTCGTGGGTGATGTAGCTGAGCAGCAGCAGGGGTGCGCACAGGCTGGGCGCGACCAGCAGGAAAGGCAGCAGGTCGATGGCCTCGATCCAGCCCAGCCAGGTGAACAGCGTACCGAACGTGAGCACGATGCCAAGCACCACGACCGGGGTGATCAGCGCGTGGGCATTGGCCATGGCACTGACCAAGGGACGAGCGAAATCCTGGAACGCCAGTGCGAAGCTGTCCACGGCTTCACGGTAATTGGCCTGGGCCTTGCCCTCGACGCCGAAGGACTTGACCACGGTGATGCCGTTGACGAATTCCACCACCGCGTTGTTGATGCGCGCCATCCCGGCGCCGAACGCCTGCATGTTGGCGCTGCTCGCCCGGGTGGCCCTGGACACGAACAGGAAAAACAGCGGGAAGGGCAGCAGCGAGACGAGCGCCATGCGCCAGTCCATGGCGAACAGATACAGCGTGGCGAACAACACCGCGCCGAGCGCCCGGCCCACCGTGGTGTAGAAGTGCGCGGTCAGGCTGTGCAGGGTGTCGACGTCATCCTGCATCGCCTGCTTGACCTCGCCCGAGGCTCGCGCGGTGAACCAGCCCAGCGGCACCTTGGCCAGACGGCGGGTGATGGCCAGGCGCAGGTGCGCGGTGATCCGGTTGTCGAGCAGGTGGGCGAGCATCTCGCCCAGGGAGATCAGGATCATGCCCAGTGCGAGGCAGGCCAGGCTGCCGGCGATGACGGCCCAGACCCACGCTGTCGAATCTGCCGTCGCCAACCCGAAAGTAGCAGGGCCCAGCGCAACGGTGGCCAGGTAGGCAATTCCGGCCAGCGGCAGCAGGGTCAGCACGGTGCCCAGGCCGGCGAGGGCCGCCGCCGCGACCAGGCGTCCGCGAATGGGTTTGAGCAGTTGGGACAGGGCGCCTTCGACGGCGGCAGGGGGGGCGGGGGGCGTTGCGTCGCTCATTGGATCTCCGGAACAGGGCTGCAAGGCCGTCGGCGAGGCGTGGAGGCTCGACGCGGCGCTGGGATGCACGGTGCTTACCGTGTATTTCGAACGACGCCGAAAAATCCTCAATGGGCGCAGCGATTGCGCGGGCGATCGCTGGCGAAGGGCTGACAGGCGCGCATGGCGCTGGCGATGTATTTCTCCACGGAGGACACCGACACCTCGATCTCGCTGGCGATTTCGCGATGGCCCATGCCGCCCAGTCGATGCAGCAACAACGCCTGGCGAGCCTTGGCCGGCTGCAGGCTGATGGCGGCGTCGACCTGGGTCAGGGCTTCGAACGCCAGCGCGCGGCTCTCTTCCGACGGCCCCAGCGGCACCTCCTGCTGCCTCAGGCGCTCCAGATGACCGGCCTCCAGGCGGCGCCGGCGATAGAGGTCGATGAGCATGCCCTTGGCGATCTGGGTGAGATGGCAGCGGCACTCATGGGGCGCTGGTACGGCGCCTTTTCTGATGAGGTTCAGGTAGATGTCGTGCGCCAGGTCGGCGGCGTCGGTGGCGTTGCCCAGCTTGCGGCGCAAGAGGCTGCTGAGCCAGCCGTGATGGTCTATGTAGAGTCGCTCCAGTTGTTGCCTGAGCGCGAACGATCCGTTGTCCACGATGCCTTTCCCACCCCATGTCGATGTTGCGATTTTGACGGATGATAATAAGTATGATTATCATTTGCACGATACGTTTTTTGCGTGCTGAGTGCAAATGCACCACCCATTGCTGCTTCCGTGTCGCGTTCATGCATCGACCATGACCCTGTTTTTTCTGCCAACCAAGGTGCTTATTTCCATGATGGAATCCCGTCCCGACACTCCCCCGCAGGATCTGCTCACCCCCCATGAAGAGCAGGCCTGGCTCCTTCAGCAGCAGTACCCCGAGCAGGTCCGCAAGCACTTCAGCGCCTGGTCGCTGGGTTGCGCCTTCGATACCCAGCGCCTGGAGTCGGCGCTCAGGGCCGTCATCGACGCGCTGCCGGCGCTCAATGCTCGTTACCTGTTCGACGATGAAGGCGAGCTGCGCAGGGTCACGGCCGAGGATTGGCAGGCCTGTGTCGGCGTGCTGCAGGTGGACACCGAGGCGCAGGCCAGCGAACTGCTGCTCGCCCGCCAGGCGTTGCCCTGGGATGCTGAAACCCAGGCGCCGCTCAATGCACTGGTGATTCAGACAGAGCAGGGTGTGATCCTGGGTTTCGTGCTGCATGAGGTGCTGGACCAGACGTGTCGTGAAGACGACCTGTATCGGCTGGTCATGGACGCCTACGACGGACGTCCGGTGGGCGTGCCTCACTTGCCTTGGCTGGTTCGCCAGGCGTGCGACGGTTCGGTTTCGACGTCGGCCGATTCCACGGCGGGCGCGGACGTCGACACCTTGGGCGCGCTGATCCTCGCCGAATTCCGCACGACCCTGGCGGAGCCGGACATGACCCTGGAAGACGACTTCTTCGAGTTCGGCGGCCATTCCCTGCTGGCAACGCGGATCATCGGCAAGCTGGCGGACAGCCATGGCGTTGAGGTGGGCTTCAACGACTTCTTCAGTGCCTCTTCGGCAGGCGCACTGGCGTTGCGGGCACGTCTGCGCGAGCACCACCCGACCAGCGCCGCCGTGGTGACGCCCAAGGCTGTACAGACCGCGCCCTTCGCGCCGGCGCAGGCTTCGCTGGGGCGCGCCTATGCGGCGTTCGATTTCGGCACGATCTTCAATCTGCCGTTCGCCGTGGCGTTTCGCGAGTCGGTCGACGAGGTCATCTTCGAGCAGGCATTGCGTGACCTCGTCGAGCGTCATGCCAGCTTGCGCACCACCTTCCATTTCGACGAAGGCGAGCCCTACCAACGGCTGGTGCCCGTCGAGCGCTTGGGCCAGTACCAGTGGTTCTGGTCCAGCCAGCATGGCGACGGCGCGAGCCTGGCCAGCGAAGCCGGACATGCTTTCGACCTGTCCCGCGAGCTGCCGATGCGCGTGCGCTTCCTGCGTGATGCGCAGCACGGTGGGCAAGTGCTGTCGCTGCTGGTCCACCACATGGCCATCGACGAGTGGTCGCTCAACGTCATGATGCAGGACCTGAGCCAGGCCTATGCGGCACGCGCCGCTGACCGCGCGCCGGTCTGGCACGAGCCGGCGCCGGCGTTTCACGAATTCGCCACTCGCGCCCGGATCGCCGGCATTAACCCACGGCATCTGGCTTACTGGACCGACATGCTGGCCGATGCCACGCGCGGTCTGCGCCTGCCCAGTCCCGTCGGCGAAGGCGCTGTAGCCTCGACCGAATCCGCTATTCAGGCGCAGTGGTTCGAGATTACCCCGAGCCAGGCGCTGACCGACGAGCTGCAGCGTTTCGCCAGGCTGAACAACGCATCCCTGTTCGGCGTGCTGTACACGGCGATTGCGCTGGCCTTGCACAAGGTCGGCAACCTTGAGGAACTGGTCATCGGCACCTCGGCTTCGGGACGCACCGACCCGGACTACTACAACACGGTCGGCTACTTCACCACCATGGTCGCCCACCGCGTGCGCTTCGAGCCGCAGCAGGCGCTGGGGCGGATGGTCGAGTCGGTCAGCAGCCTGATCAATGATTCCATGGCCTACGCCGACGTGCCTCTGGAACAGATCCAGCAGGCGCTGGGCATGACGGCCGCCGATGGCCTGCTGTTCGACGTGTACATCCAGATCCACGCCAACAATGCCTTGAACGGCGCCTTGCGCGGGGCCGATGGCGAGGCGATCCGCTACCGCCAGATCGACCCCGACAAAAGCCAGTCGATGTTCGGCATGCAGTTCGAGATCATGGAAAACAAGGTTCATGGCCAACGCTCGCTGCGCCTGGTCGTGACCTACCAGACCGCCCGCTACAGCGCCGTGCAGATGGCCAGGGTCAGCCAGGCCATCGAGCAGGTGATGGCTGCCTTCACCGGTGAAGAAGGCGCAAGCGCCCTGGTAAGCCAATTGACCCTCTAGCAGCTCCCGTAGGAGCGGTCATCGGCCGCGAAGGGCGCGCTGCGGTATGACTGCTCCTCCGCGGCGGCCTTTTCGCGGCCACGGACCGCTCCTACAGGAGATCGGTGCACACCGCGGGGATGTACACCCCGTAGGAGCGGTCATCGGCCGCGAAAGGCGCGCTGCGGTATGACTGCTCCACCGCGGTGACCTTTTCGCGGCCACGGACCGCTCCTACAGGAGATCGGTGCACACCGCGGGGATGTACACCCCGTAGGAGCGGTCATCGGCCGCGAAGGGCGCGCTGCGGTATGACTGCTCCACCGCGGTGGCCCTTTCGCGGGCAGAGCCCGCTCCCACAGAATGCGTTTTAGGCTTGATGCATGCCGTAGCGCTGGAACGACGAGCGCTTGGGCAGCCGATAGCGCTCACGCCCCAGCAGTTGGTTGGCGATGGTGGCGTTGCGCGTCGGGGCGATACCCAGGTCGGGCGAGCCCACGCCGTGCTGGAAGATCTCGGCGTTCTGCACGAAGATCTTCCCGGCGCCTTCGTCGCGGCGCCGTGCGGTGAAATCGGACTGCACCACGCAGTCGCCGTGGTCATCGGTGTCCAGCACCGTTTCCTTGAGCCGTTCGAACCATTCGGGCCAGGTATGCCGGTAGCCGGTGGCAGCGACGATCGCATTCGCCTCGATGGACCCGCTGCGGTCCAGTTCGCGGTGCCGGTAGGCGATGCGCAGAGTACCCTGGAGATCTTCCACCCGTTGCACTTCGCAGTTCGACAGCAGGGTCAGGCCCGGCTCGCGCCCGCCGATGGAGCGCTCGTAGATCAGGTCGTACAAGGCGCCGATGGTCGAGAAACTGATGCCCTTGTACAGCAGCCCTTGCCCGGCGACGATCTCGCGCCGGCGTTCGGGCGCCAGGCTGTGGAAGTAGTCCATGTAGGCGGGGGTGAAGCATTCCTGGCCCAGCTTGGAGTATTCCATCGGGTGGAAGCCGGGTGAGCGCGTGATCCAGCGGATCGAAGCGCCGGCCGCGACCCGCTCTGGCGTCAGCGCGCTGAACAGCGCCAGTACGCATTCGGCGGCGCTTTGTCCGGAACCGATCACCGTGACCTGTTGGCACTCGGCCAGCTCAGCCTGGCGTTTGCCGAACTGCGCCGAGTGCATGATCGGCGCCGCGCTCTTGACCTGCGCCCACTGTGGCAGCAAGGGTTGGGTGCCGATGCCCACCGCCAAGTGCCGGCTGCGATAGTGACGCTTGAACCCGGAGATCGACCGGCTCTGGATCACAAACCGTTGGTCATCGACATCGTAGGTGACATCGCACACTTCCTCGTCGAAGCGGCACGTGTTCAGGCGTTGCGCCGCCCAACGGCAGTAGTGGTCGTATTCCAGGCGCGGCACTTGGAAGTTGTCGTAGTAGTAGAACGCGTGCAGGCGGTCGTGATGATGCAGGTAATTGAGATAGCTCAAGGGGTGCGTCGGGTCGGCCATGGTCACCAGGTCGGCCAGAAAGGGCACTTGCAGGGTGGTGCCCGGAAGCAGCAACCCTTCGTGCCAGCGAAACTCGCTCTTGCGTTCCAAAAACAGATGGCTCACCTCGGGGTGGCCATCGAGCAAGGCGGCCAGCCCCAGGTTGAACGGGCCGATGCCTATGCCCGCAATGTCTATCGTCGTTACATCCGTCATCCCGTCTCTCCATGAGCATTGTCGGGTAGGCACGGCGCCACTGCAGGGCGCCGTGATCGATTCACTGCGCCAGTGCGGTGCGGCCCTTGGCGAGCAGCCGTTCCACGTCGTGGGCGTTGCGGCACTGCAGCAACTGGCCGGGTGACAGCGTCACGGCAAAGCATTCGCGCAGCCTGGCGGCAATGGCCTTCAAGTGTTGGGGGCGCAAGCCCAGGCTGATGAAAGGAGTAGCGGAATCGTCGGTGGCTTGCGCCGTGCGACCCAGCACACTCAGGTAAGCCTGCAGCACGGCCGGCGCCACCGCGTCCGCAGCAGGGGCTGCATCCAAGGTCGGCGCGGCAAGCAGTTGCCGTGCCTGCTGGCGGTCGACCTTGCCGTTCGGCGACAGCGGT encodes the following:
- the basC gene encoding putative histamine N-monooxygenase; its protein translation is MTDVTTIDIAGIGIGPFNLGLAALLDGHPEVSHLFLERKSEFRWHEGLLLPGTTLQVPFLADLVTMADPTHPLSYLNYLHHHDRLHAFYYYDNFQVPRLEYDHYCRWAAQRLNTCRFDEEVCDVTYDVDDQRFVIQSRSISGFKRHYRSRHLAVGIGTQPLLPQWAQVKSAAPIMHSAQFGKRQAELAECQQVTVIGSGQSAAECVLALFSALTPERVAAGASIRWITRSPGFHPMEYSKLGQECFTPAYMDYFHSLAPERRREIVAGQGLLYKGISFSTIGALYDLIYERSIGGREPGLTLLSNCEVQRVEDLQGTLRIAYRHRELDRSGSIEANAIVAATGYRHTWPEWFERLKETVLDTDDHGDCVVQSDFTARRRDEGAGKIFVQNAEIFQHGVGSPDLGIAPTRNATIANQLLGRERYRLPKRSSFQRYGMHQA
- a CDS encoding ABC transporter ATP-binding protein translates to MLKTFLRLLGDDAQVLHRYLGLTLLYGLLNGLTIVAVVPVLHGLLGHDIAAAVSGLAPMLVGVAVCWALRRTVEKAGVRFGMAVLQTGRHRLSEHVARLPVGWFDPDNTARLSHVSTQGMMALAQLPAHVLTPLITSVITPLAVIAGLFYLNLQMALIALVTLPLLLAAFGLTARLGRRSDAGLHASTARTSRRMVEFAQAQSVLRAFNGEDGGARFLEQAIAGQQRSARRLIHVSAMSVVVNTWAVQASFAALLVAAGWALNGSLGGTVTPASMTALVAALVLVSRFVDPLLEVASYSEVLRGARGQLAVVDELFAVQPLPPPQKPVQPADSSVAFNDVSFGYGPDQPRILHDISLHIAPGSMTALVGASGSGKTTLVRLIARFFDVDQGSVQIGGADVRQLSSAQLAGQISQIFQDAYLFQGSIADNIGVGKADASREQILLAAEQAGVLDIVARLPLGLDTQVGEGGARLSGGERQRIAIARALLKDAPILLIDEATAALDAENQAAIAQTLARLRGKRTLVVIAHQLSTVEMADQIVVLENGRIGERGSHAQLSGQAGPYARFLAQRRAAKGWRLAADTTNEDAT
- a CDS encoding ABC transporter ATP-binding protein is translated as MSDATPPAPPAAVEGALSQLLKPIRGRLVAAAALAGLGTVLTLLPLAGIAYLATVALGPATFGLATADSTAWVWAVIAGSLACLALGMILISLGEMLAHLLDNRITAHLRLAITRRLAKVPLGWFTARASGEVKQAMQDDVDTLHSLTAHFYTTVGRALGAVLFATLYLFAMDWRMALVSLLPFPLFFLFVSRATRASSANMQAFGAGMARINNAVVEFVNGITVVKSFGVEGKAQANYREAVDSFALAFQDFARPLVSAMANAHALITPVVVLGIVLTFGTLFTWLGWIEAIDLLPFLLVAPSLCAPLLLLSYITHDLHNATAAALRIQQLLNTPVLPGPTHAASTLLPRAELRVQNVSYSYDGETPVLSDIDLTLEPGTVTAVVGPSGAGKSTLARLLLRFFDPDAGSITLGGVDLRQIDSVQLYRHVGFVLQDIRLIHASLRENIALGRASASLEEIEQAARLANVHERIIALPRGYESVVGEDAQLSGGELQRVSIARAVLLDPAVLVLDEATAAADAENEMQIQQALSRFAHGRTVLVIAHRLDTVMHADQIILIDHGRIQEQGTHAQLLAAGGRYARLWQAGGYSHTECTEHAPC
- a CDS encoding sigma-70 family RNA polymerase sigma factor, encoding MDNGSFALRQQLERLYIDHHGWLSSLLRRKLGNATDAADLAHDIYLNLIRKGAVPAPHECRCHLTQIAKGMLIDLYRRRRLEAGHLERLRQQEVPLGPSEESRALAFEALTQVDAAISLQPAKARQALLLHRLGGMGHREIASEIEVSVSSVEKYIASAMRACQPFASDRPRNRCAH
- a CDS encoding condensation domain-containing protein, with protein sequence MMESRPDTPPQDLLTPHEEQAWLLQQQYPEQVRKHFSAWSLGCAFDTQRLESALRAVIDALPALNARYLFDDEGELRRVTAEDWQACVGVLQVDTEAQASELLLARQALPWDAETQAPLNALVIQTEQGVILGFVLHEVLDQTCREDDLYRLVMDAYDGRPVGVPHLPWLVRQACDGSVSTSADSTAGADVDTLGALILAEFRTTLAEPDMTLEDDFFEFGGHSLLATRIIGKLADSHGVEVGFNDFFSASSAGALALRARLREHHPTSAAVVTPKAVQTAPFAPAQASLGRAYAAFDFGTIFNLPFAVAFRESVDEVIFEQALRDLVERHASLRTTFHFDEGEPYQRLVPVERLGQYQWFWSSQHGDGASLASEAGHAFDLSRELPMRVRFLRDAQHGGQVLSLLVHHMAIDEWSLNVMMQDLSQAYAARAADRAPVWHEPAPAFHEFATRARIAGINPRHLAYWTDMLADATRGLRLPSPVGEGAVASTESAIQAQWFEITPSQALTDELQRFARLNNASLFGVLYTAIALALHKVGNLEELVIGTSASGRTDPDYYNTVGYFTTMVAHRVRFEPQQALGRMVESVSSLINDSMAYADVPLEQIQQALGMTAADGLLFDVYIQIHANNALNGALRGADGEAIRYRQIDPDKSQSMFGMQFEIMENKVHGQRSLRLVVTYQTARYSAVQMARVSQAIEQVMAAFTGEEGASALVSQLTL
- a CDS encoding ABC transporter permease; the encoded protein is MRPAVWLVPFGLLCCLSLTLGVKEVSWSELWSFSGDAWLTVTASRLPRLMALVLTGAGLAMCGVILQQIVRNRFVEPATSGGLDAAKLGILVSLTVAPAAGSTARMLFALGFCFLASVLYVAIIRRIQFKSVVLVPVVGLMYGSVLSAVAEFYAYRHNLLQSMQGWMLGDFSKIVQGNYEIIYLILPIVLLTYLFAQRFTILSMGEGMASSLGVNYAANAALGLMLVAVCVSATVITVGAIPFVGLVVPNLVALYHGENLQRTLPIVALYGAALLLACDILGRLLIYPFEVPIGMTAGCIGGVVFLIVLLRKYT
- a CDS encoding iron chelate uptake ABC transporter family permease subunit, translated to MSARALRNGLWLAVLALAVGFVLLGSAMDFAYVIPRRLIRLAAMVIAGVCIAYTSVIFQTIAGNRILTPAIMGYEAIYLLFQALLILCLGTQSLVLLGRGGNALLSIVLMLGYSWLIHHWLFRNGRNNVYLLLLLGLVLSMVMATFTQFIQLKISPGEFSILQGFNYASFNKARLDQVIYCAVLVAAACLVVHRTLPVLDVLALGRDQAVSLGVDYLPSVRLQLALIAVLVAVSTSLVGPTAFMGVIVANISYALARTARHRVTLPTACGVAIGVFIIAQYLVEHLFNYTTSVSILINLVCGVYFLALMIRTRGNP